In one window of Oncorhynchus gorbuscha isolate QuinsamMale2020 ecotype Even-year linkage group LG23, OgorEven_v1.0, whole genome shotgun sequence DNA:
- the LOC124010367 gene encoding uncharacterized protein LOC124010367 isoform X3, whose translation MMVKRCTFPLLIASALAVMVYVIVTLPRSQPGNHQHLYPHHISDQSITPVNDTKHFMVGAYKEHRLEGSSVRIISIFRRDSVQPLYCVFYCGTHWANGTKAEVQMHSDHFGFRFVTTDVLCPNHPDCDPSHVTLAIQADAELAQNQTFLRIQNLVKKEEEEFQSNFTVCWSNLFGDYNNVLQVTQTLEMYKLLGVQHVVVYNTSCGPDLERLLRSYTQEGFVEVVPWPINQYMNPSSGWQPSEHGGDIHYYGQLTTLNDCVYRNMYQSRYVLLNDIDEIIAPYQHQTLPQMMDVLQRQNPKAEVFLIENHIFPKSQFEPSGRFERPSWRDVPGINIMEHIYREEPDYRIYHPSKMIVRPRAVEQTSVHSVLRNFGQTVKVPPNVCHIIHVRVPLQGGLTKKELHEDKRVWDYERQLVPNVDKALEKAGLLRM comes from the exons ATGATGGTGAAGAGGTGTACATTCCCCCTACTGATAGCTTCTGCTCTGGCAGTCATGGTCTACGTCATTGTCACATTGCCCAG GTCACAGCCAGGCAACCACCAGCACCTCTATCCGCACCACATCTCTGACCAGTCCATCACGCCTGTCAACGACACCAAACACTTCATGGTGGGGGCCTACAAGGAACATCGTTTGGAGGGAAGCTCCGTACGCATCATCAGTATCTTCAGACGAGACTCTGTCCAGCCTCTGTACTGTGTGTTCTACTGTGGGACTCACTGGGCTAATGGAACGAAGGCTGAAGTCCAGATGCACTCTGATCACTTTG GTTTCCGCTTCGTGACGACCGACGTCCTTTGTCCGAATCATCCCGACTGCGACCCGTCACACGTGACCCTCGCCATACAAGCTGACGCCGAGCTCGCTCAGAACCAAACCTTCCTCCGCATCCAGAACCTTgtgaaaaaggaggaagaggagtttcAGTCCAACTTCACTGTCTGTTGGTCCAATTTATTTGGCGATTATAACAACGTGCTTCAGGTCACCCAGACTCTGGAGATGTACAA GTTGTTGGGAGTGCAGCATGTTGTGGTGTATAACACCAGCTGTGGACCAGACCTGGAGAGACTGCTACGGAGTTACACACAGGAGGGCTTTGTTGAG GTGGTGCCCTGGCCTATCAACCAATACATGAACCCGTCCAGTGGGTGGCAGCCCAGTGAACATGGAGGGGACATCCACTACTATGGCCAGTTGACCACTCTAAATGACTGTGTCTACAGAAATATGTATCAGTCACGCTATGTACTGCTGAACGACATCGATGAGATTATAGCTCCTTACCAGCATCAAACCCTGCCCCAGATGATGGATGTACTTCAGAGGCAAAACCCAAAG GCTGAAGTGTTCCTCATAGAGAACCACATCTTCCCTAAGTCCCAGTTTGAGCCCAGTGGAAGGTTTGAACGACCCAGCTGGCGGGACGTTCCAGGGATCAACATCATGGAGCACATCTACAGAGAGGAGCCAGACTATCGCATCTACCACCCCTCCAAGATGATAGTACGGCCCAG GGCAGTGGAGCAGACGTCGGTCCACTCTGTGCTGCGTAACTTTGGGCAGACAGTGAAGGTTCCTCCTAACGTGTGTCACATCATCCATGTCAGAGTTCCCCTACAAGGAGGACTGACCAAGAAGGAGCTGCATGAAGACAAGAGGGTCTGGGACTACGAGAGACAGCTGGTTCCTAATGTAGATAAAGCATTGGAGAAGGCAGGACTACTGCGCATGTGA
- the LOC124010367 gene encoding uncharacterized protein LOC124010367 isoform X1 gives MQSFSWIYTQIWLMMVKRCTFPLLIASALAVMVYVIVTLPRSQPGNHQHLYPHHISDQSITPVNDTKHFMVGAYKEHRLEGSSVRIISIFRRDSVQPLYCVFYCGTHWANGTKAEVQMHSDHFGFRFVTTDVLCPNHPDCDPSHVTLAIQADAELAQNQTFLRIQNLVKKEEEEFQSNFTVCWSNLFGDYNNVLQVTQTLEMYKLLGVQHVVVYNTSCGPDLERLLRSYTQEGFVEVVPWPINQYMNPSSGWQPSEHGGDIHYYGQLTTLNDCVYRNMYQSRYVLLNDIDEIIAPYQHQTLPQMMDVLQRQNPKAEVFLIENHIFPKSQFEPSGRFERPSWRDVPGINIMEHIYREEPDYRIYHPSKMIVRPRAVEQTSVHSVLRNFGQTVKVPPNVCHIIHVRVPLQGGLTKKELHEDKRVWDYERQLVPNVDKALEKAGLLRM, from the exons ATGCAGTCCTTTTCCTGGATTTACACACAG ATCTGGCTCATGATGGTGAAGAGGTGTACATTCCCCCTACTGATAGCTTCTGCTCTGGCAGTCATGGTCTACGTCATTGTCACATTGCCCAG GTCACAGCCAGGCAACCACCAGCACCTCTATCCGCACCACATCTCTGACCAGTCCATCACGCCTGTCAACGACACCAAACACTTCATGGTGGGGGCCTACAAGGAACATCGTTTGGAGGGAAGCTCCGTACGCATCATCAGTATCTTCAGACGAGACTCTGTCCAGCCTCTGTACTGTGTGTTCTACTGTGGGACTCACTGGGCTAATGGAACGAAGGCTGAAGTCCAGATGCACTCTGATCACTTTG GTTTCCGCTTCGTGACGACCGACGTCCTTTGTCCGAATCATCCCGACTGCGACCCGTCACACGTGACCCTCGCCATACAAGCTGACGCCGAGCTCGCTCAGAACCAAACCTTCCTCCGCATCCAGAACCTTgtgaaaaaggaggaagaggagtttcAGTCCAACTTCACTGTCTGTTGGTCCAATTTATTTGGCGATTATAACAACGTGCTTCAGGTCACCCAGACTCTGGAGATGTACAA GTTGTTGGGAGTGCAGCATGTTGTGGTGTATAACACCAGCTGTGGACCAGACCTGGAGAGACTGCTACGGAGTTACACACAGGAGGGCTTTGTTGAG GTGGTGCCCTGGCCTATCAACCAATACATGAACCCGTCCAGTGGGTGGCAGCCCAGTGAACATGGAGGGGACATCCACTACTATGGCCAGTTGACCACTCTAAATGACTGTGTCTACAGAAATATGTATCAGTCACGCTATGTACTGCTGAACGACATCGATGAGATTATAGCTCCTTACCAGCATCAAACCCTGCCCCAGATGATGGATGTACTTCAGAGGCAAAACCCAAAG GCTGAAGTGTTCCTCATAGAGAACCACATCTTCCCTAAGTCCCAGTTTGAGCCCAGTGGAAGGTTTGAACGACCCAGCTGGCGGGACGTTCCAGGGATCAACATCATGGAGCACATCTACAGAGAGGAGCCAGACTATCGCATCTACCACCCCTCCAAGATGATAGTACGGCCCAG GGCAGTGGAGCAGACGTCGGTCCACTCTGTGCTGCGTAACTTTGGGCAGACAGTGAAGGTTCCTCCTAACGTGTGTCACATCATCCATGTCAGAGTTCCCCTACAAGGAGGACTGACCAAGAAGGAGCTGCATGAAGACAAGAGGGTCTGGGACTACGAGAGACAGCTGGTTCCTAATGTAGATAAAGCATTGGAGAAGGCAGGACTACTGCGCATGTGA
- the LOC124010367 gene encoding uncharacterized protein LOC124010367 isoform X2 — protein sequence MFCSALCDPQIWLMMVKRCTFPLLIASALAVMVYVIVTLPRSQPGNHQHLYPHHISDQSITPVNDTKHFMVGAYKEHRLEGSSVRIISIFRRDSVQPLYCVFYCGTHWANGTKAEVQMHSDHFGFRFVTTDVLCPNHPDCDPSHVTLAIQADAELAQNQTFLRIQNLVKKEEEEFQSNFTVCWSNLFGDYNNVLQVTQTLEMYKLLGVQHVVVYNTSCGPDLERLLRSYTQEGFVEVVPWPINQYMNPSSGWQPSEHGGDIHYYGQLTTLNDCVYRNMYQSRYVLLNDIDEIIAPYQHQTLPQMMDVLQRQNPKAEVFLIENHIFPKSQFEPSGRFERPSWRDVPGINIMEHIYREEPDYRIYHPSKMIVRPRAVEQTSVHSVLRNFGQTVKVPPNVCHIIHVRVPLQGGLTKKELHEDKRVWDYERQLVPNVDKALEKAGLLRM from the exons ATGTTTTGCTCGGCATTGTGTGACCCACag ATCTGGCTCATGATGGTGAAGAGGTGTACATTCCCCCTACTGATAGCTTCTGCTCTGGCAGTCATGGTCTACGTCATTGTCACATTGCCCAG GTCACAGCCAGGCAACCACCAGCACCTCTATCCGCACCACATCTCTGACCAGTCCATCACGCCTGTCAACGACACCAAACACTTCATGGTGGGGGCCTACAAGGAACATCGTTTGGAGGGAAGCTCCGTACGCATCATCAGTATCTTCAGACGAGACTCTGTCCAGCCTCTGTACTGTGTGTTCTACTGTGGGACTCACTGGGCTAATGGAACGAAGGCTGAAGTCCAGATGCACTCTGATCACTTTG GTTTCCGCTTCGTGACGACCGACGTCCTTTGTCCGAATCATCCCGACTGCGACCCGTCACACGTGACCCTCGCCATACAAGCTGACGCCGAGCTCGCTCAGAACCAAACCTTCCTCCGCATCCAGAACCTTgtgaaaaaggaggaagaggagtttcAGTCCAACTTCACTGTCTGTTGGTCCAATTTATTTGGCGATTATAACAACGTGCTTCAGGTCACCCAGACTCTGGAGATGTACAA GTTGTTGGGAGTGCAGCATGTTGTGGTGTATAACACCAGCTGTGGACCAGACCTGGAGAGACTGCTACGGAGTTACACACAGGAGGGCTTTGTTGAG GTGGTGCCCTGGCCTATCAACCAATACATGAACCCGTCCAGTGGGTGGCAGCCCAGTGAACATGGAGGGGACATCCACTACTATGGCCAGTTGACCACTCTAAATGACTGTGTCTACAGAAATATGTATCAGTCACGCTATGTACTGCTGAACGACATCGATGAGATTATAGCTCCTTACCAGCATCAAACCCTGCCCCAGATGATGGATGTACTTCAGAGGCAAAACCCAAAG GCTGAAGTGTTCCTCATAGAGAACCACATCTTCCCTAAGTCCCAGTTTGAGCCCAGTGGAAGGTTTGAACGACCCAGCTGGCGGGACGTTCCAGGGATCAACATCATGGAGCACATCTACAGAGAGGAGCCAGACTATCGCATCTACCACCCCTCCAAGATGATAGTACGGCCCAG GGCAGTGGAGCAGACGTCGGTCCACTCTGTGCTGCGTAACTTTGGGCAGACAGTGAAGGTTCCTCCTAACGTGTGTCACATCATCCATGTCAGAGTTCCCCTACAAGGAGGACTGACCAAGAAGGAGCTGCATGAAGACAAGAGGGTCTGGGACTACGAGAGACAGCTGGTTCCTAATGTAGATAAAGCATTGGAGAAGGCAGGACTACTGCGCATGTGA
- the LOC124011474 gene encoding SLIT and NTRK-like protein 3: MLWLSLLSVVVLGCVTPTQTHTHTHTPTPTSTHTPMVDSSEEEVDEPCFEPCTCEVKEGVLHVHCDGRGFTNASQVSQSWLRPFKLNLQKNSLRRLYSNGFLHHSNAVAINLGNNALQDIRAGAFHGLGTLRRLYLHENKLDVFRNDTFSGLEALEYLQADYNVIKRIDSGALRYLLKLRVLILNDNLIPALPPHLFRSVSLTHLDLRGNRLKSLAYAGTLEYMGRSLMELQLEENPWICGCEAVQLQTWLGHIPYTAVVGDITCEYPFHLHGKDLREIPRKELCAGEVEGEGEKEGEREKHGGVQPPQHPPSNPKANPKPGRPRPTKPSSMVHHQNTHTSSSSTSSSSVERRGRERSPRPTKRPRPSRTPPTQRSLLPNQPPPIAGYQTRPPIPIICPLGCTCNLHISDLGLTVNCKESGFHNVSQLTPRPLNGRKLYLSGNLIQRIYKSDFWNFSSLDLLHLGNNRISFIQEGAFSSLPTLRSLYLNGNNLQRLSPHMFLGLLNLRYLYFEYNEISVVELGAFSPMPSLQLLFLNANLLRSLPIGVFQVISLSRLNLRNNHFLSLPVEGVLEDLTGLVQVDLQQNPWECRCDAAPLKRWLEGLSAVVVVGEVVCHSPEETTGTDLRSLSLDLLCPDLDTHQATVENHGEWNSSTAPDGDFSLGYPVPGHGPLGPLPKTSIPLSVLVLSLLVLFVSAFFAAAALIAYALRRRDKLPFRRQGEVDLAGIQMECGIFTEQQHHRLPVPKTPPPLSALQHSLVYDSILPADPGPNPNLSPSTHMCSSPVYKNEDDSVVKQQWQQQKQFSTSKEKGNVRRYPSAGERESEGHYRFVAERERECNMEVSRPHISTVAGAVGPPLSDLHGNGTLCPTVIDSQGPTPKVGLVDCLFGISGMSAAVPEFRDLPDRYTRPPPPRYPHPPQPLQPPEPKEETRASQSLVVTTMTACAGPSSSNQSQNSEFPRELRMRLSTKPDYMEVLDRSYQF; encoded by the exons ATGCTGTGGCTCTCCCTGCTGTCTGTGGTGGTCCTGGGTTGTGTGACCCCGacccagacacacactcacacacacaccccgacacccacctccacacacacccctATGGTGGACAGCTCGGAGGAGGAGGTGGACGAACCGTGCTTCGAGCCGTGCACGTGCGAGGTCAAAGAGGGTGTGTTGCACGTGCACTGTGATGGGCGGGGCTTCACTAACGCCAGCCAG GTGTCCCAGTCCTGGCTCCGCCCCTTCAAGCTCAACCTGCAGAAGAACTCCTTGAGGCGTCTCTATAGCAACGGCTTCCTGCACCATAGCAATGCCGTGGCGATAAACCTAGGCAACAACGCGCTGCAGGACATCCGTGCCGGGGCGTTTCATGGTCTGGGGACACTGAGACGCCTCTACCTCCACGAGAACAAGCTGGATGTGTTCCGCAACGACACCTTCTCTGGTCTGGAGGCACTGGAGTACCTGCAG GCCGACTACAATGTCATCAAACGCATCGACAGCGGGGCGCTACGCTACCTGCTTAAATTACGAGTGCTCATCCTCAACGACAACCTGATCCCTGCTCTGCCTCCTCACCTCTTCAG atctgtgtctctgACCCACCTGGACCTGCGGGGGAACCGTCTGAAGAGCCTGGCCTACGCCGGGACCCTGGAGTACATGGGCCGTAGCCTGATGGAGCTCCAGCTGGAGGAGAACCCCTGGATCTGTGGCTGTGAGGCAGTCCAGCTGCAGACCTGGCTGGGACACATCCCTTACACCGCAGTGGTGGGGGACATCACCTGCGAATACCCCTTCCACCTGCACGGGAAAGACCTGAGGGAGATACCACGCAAAGAACTGTGTGccggagaggtggagggagagggggagaaggagggagagagggagaagcacgGAGGGGTACAGCCTCCTCAGCATCCGCCTTCTAACCCGAAAGCGAACCCCAAGCCTGGGAGGCCCAGACCAACCAAACCGTCCTCCATGGTTCACCATCAGAACACACATACCTCATCTTCGTCGACTTCTTCATCATCGGTGgagcggagggggagagagaggtcccCTCGGCCCACCAAGCGTCCCCGGCCCTCCAGGACACCCCCCACCCAGCGTAGCCTCCTCCCCAACCAGCCCCCTCCCATCGCAGGGTACCAGACTCGCCCCCCCATCCCCATCATATGTCCTCTGGGGTGCACCTGTAACCTCCACATCTCAG ACCTAGGGTTGACAGTCAACTGTAAGGAGAGCGGCTTCCATAATGTGTCCCAGCTCACGCCACGCCCCCTCAACGGACGGAAGCTGTACCTCAGCGGCAACCTCATCCAGCGGATCTATAAGTCAGATTTCTGGAATTTTTCCAGTCTGGATCTACTTCACCTGGGAAACAACCGTATCTCCTTTATTCAG GAGGGAGCGTTCTCCAGCCTGCCGACCCTGAGGAGTCTCTACCTGAATGGCAACAACCTGCAGAGGCTTAGCCCACACATGTTCCTGGGTCTACTTAACCTCAG GTATCTGTACTTTGAGTACAATgagatcagtgtggtggagttgGGAGCGTTCAGCCCCATGCCGTCTCTCCAGCTGCTCTTCCTCAACGCCAACCTGCTGAGGTCACTTCCTATCGGAGTGTTCcaagtcatctccctctctcgcctCAACCTCCGCAACAACCACTTCCTCAGCCTGCCTGTAGAGGGGGTGTTAGAGGACCTCACTGGACTGGTGCAG GTGGACCTGCAGCAGAACCCATGGGAGTGCCGGTGTGATGCGGCCCCTCTGAAGCGCTGGCTGGAGGGCCTGagtgcggtggtggtggtgggggaggtggtCTGTCACTCACCAGAAGAGACCACAG GTACAGACCTTCGCTCTCTTTCCCTGgacctcctctgtccagacctGGACACCCACCAGGCCACGGTGGAGAACCATGGGGAGTGGAACAGCTCCACAGCCCCAGACGGTGATTTCTCTCTGGGCTACCCTGTGCCAGGCCATGGCCCCCTGGGTCCCCTGCCTAAGACTTCCATCCCTCTGTCGGTGTTGGTTCTCAGCCTGCTGGTGCTGTTCGTGTCGGCGTTCTTTGCGGCAGCGGCGCTGATCGCCTATGCCCTGAGGAGGCGGGACAAGCTGCCGTTCCGGCGGCAGGGAGAGGTGGATCTGGCTGGGATCCAGATGGAATGTGGGATATTCACCGAGCAGCAGCACCACAGGTTACCGGTACCGAagacccctcctcctctgtctgcctTGCAGCATAGCCTTGTCTACGATAGCATCCTCCCCGCCGaccctggccctaaccctaacctcagtCCCTCAACACACATGTGCAGTAGCCCAGTCTATAAGAATGAGGATGATTCAGTGGTGAAGCAGCAATGGCAACAACAGAAGCAGTTCTCTACTTCTAAAGAGAAAGGGAACGTGCGAAGATACCCCtcggcgggggagagagagagcgaaggacaCTATCGTtttgtggcagagagagagcgagagtgtaaCATGGAGGTGTCTCGTCCCCACATCAGTACCGTTGCCGGGGCAGTGGGACCCCCTCTTTCAGATCTCCATGGAAACGGGACCCTCTGCCCAACGGTCATAGACAGCCAGGGCCCCACCCCCAAGGTGGGATTGGTTGACTGCCTGTTTGGGATCTCTGGAATGTCCGCCGCCGTCCCAGAGTTCCGAGACCTGCCGGACAGGTATACACGTCCCCCACCACCCCGCTATCCCCACCCTCCACAACCCCTTCAGCCCCCCGAACCCAAAGAGGAAACTAGAGCCAGCCAATCACTCGTGGTTACTACAATGACAGCGTGCGCGGGGCCAAGCAGTAGTAATCAGAGCCAGAACTCAGAGTTTCCGCGAGAGTTGAGAATGAGACTCAGTACCAAGCCGGATTACATGGAAGTCCTGGACAGATCTTATCAGTTCTAA